The following are from one region of the Hymenobacter sp. YIM 151858-1 genome:
- a CDS encoding beta-N-acetylhexosaminidase codes for MLRSLLLLLLLPLATFAQPTDTRQLLPVPAQVSWGKASLAPRALLKPQLDGPDDAQLRAAVGRTLDRLHRNGTGSANALPLQIRYGKLGRMELFDEERYSLRVTPNGITIDAPTSLGVLRALATLEQLPQGDAKRSYLPEVEIQDQPRFPWRGLLIDPARHFMPVSVIKRNLDAMAAVKLNVLHWHLSDDQGFRVESKVLPKLHQVGGANGYYTQEQVREVLQYAQARGIRVIPEFDVPGHATAWLAAYPELASNDSTYGVSPRWGVLNIAMDPTKESTYELLDKLFAEMTALFPDPYFHIGGDENDGRQWRRNPRIAQYMRERGMVKRDGSVDKHALQTAFNRRVLTMLTKYQKRMVGWDEILGPGLPADAVIQSWRGKKGLYEAAKAGHQAILSNGYYIDLYLTAASHYAPDPIPADAPLTDEEKKRILGGEATMWSEFADSVIYDSRVWPRTAAVAERLWSPATVTNVPDMYRRLGAVSAQLEGLGLQHRRAPEQLLAMMAAGYDAAPLRTLANALEPVKEYKRHFQGFKYTTQTPLNRLVDAAPAESEVVRQFGATLDSLLSYPRALTTQLPHTPETRRQLARLRTQLKQWQQNDGKVQPLLQANASLREYAPLSTQLTVVATLMLQRLEQLEKGKPASAEWLAAAQKQLEQAKKPAGQTELPLAEVVRKAITR; via the coding sequence ATGCTTCGTTCGCTTCTGCTTCTGCTCCTCTTGCCGCTTGCCACTTTTGCTCAACCTACCGATACCCGCCAGCTTCTGCCCGTGCCTGCCCAGGTTAGCTGGGGCAAGGCCTCGTTGGCACCTAGGGCGCTGCTGAAACCGCAGCTCGACGGACCCGACGACGCCCAGCTGCGCGCCGCCGTGGGCCGCACGCTCGACCGCCTGCACCGCAACGGCACAGGTTCAGCTAATGCCCTGCCCCTACAAATCCGGTACGGCAAGCTCGGCCGCATGGAGCTGTTCGATGAGGAGCGCTACAGCCTGCGCGTAACGCCCAACGGCATTACCATTGATGCGCCCACCTCCCTAGGTGTGCTGCGCGCCTTGGCTACGCTGGAGCAGCTGCCGCAAGGCGACGCCAAGCGCAGCTACCTGCCCGAGGTAGAGATACAAGACCAACCGCGCTTTCCGTGGCGCGGCCTGCTGATTGATCCGGCGCGTCACTTTATGCCCGTGTCGGTTATCAAGCGCAACCTCGATGCCATGGCCGCCGTGAAGCTGAACGTGTTGCACTGGCACCTCAGCGACGACCAAGGCTTTCGGGTGGAAAGCAAAGTACTGCCGAAGCTGCACCAGGTAGGCGGCGCCAACGGCTACTACACCCAAGAGCAGGTGCGCGAGGTGCTGCAGTACGCGCAAGCCCGCGGCATTCGGGTGATTCCGGAGTTTGATGTGCCGGGCCACGCCACAGCCTGGCTGGCCGCTTACCCCGAGTTGGCCTCCAACGACTCCACCTACGGCGTATCGCCGCGCTGGGGCGTGCTCAACATCGCCATGGACCCTACCAAGGAGTCGACTTACGAGCTGCTCGACAAGCTGTTTGCCGAAATGACGGCCTTGTTCCCCGACCCGTATTTCCACATCGGCGGCGACGAGAACGACGGCCGGCAGTGGCGCCGCAACCCGCGCATTGCCCAGTACATGCGCGAGCGAGGCATGGTAAAGCGCGACGGCTCGGTGGATAAGCATGCCCTACAAACGGCCTTTAACCGGCGCGTGCTGACGATGCTAACGAAATACCAGAAGCGCATGGTGGGTTGGGATGAAATCCTGGGCCCCGGGTTGCCGGCCGATGCGGTAATTCAGAGCTGGCGCGGCAAAAAAGGCCTGTACGAAGCCGCCAAGGCCGGACACCAAGCCATTTTGTCGAATGGCTATTACATCGATCTGTACCTCACGGCGGCATCGCACTACGCCCCCGACCCAATACCTGCTGATGCTCCGCTAACCGACGAAGAGAAAAAGCGCATCCTGGGTGGCGAGGCTACCATGTGGTCGGAGTTTGCCGATTCGGTCATCTACGATTCGCGGGTGTGGCCGCGCACAGCGGCGGTGGCCGAACGGTTGTGGTCGCCGGCAACGGTTACCAACGTACCCGATATGTACCGGCGCCTAGGTGCCGTGTCAGCGCAGCTCGAAGGCCTAGGTCTGCAGCACCGCCGCGCCCCCGAGCAGCTATTGGCTATGATGGCCGCCGGCTACGATGCGGCGCCGCTGCGCACGCTAGCTAATGCGCTAGAGCCCGTAAAGGAGTACAAGCGACACTTCCAAGGCTTCAAGTACACTACCCAAACGCCGCTCAACCGCTTGGTTGATGCCGCGCCGGCCGAATCGGAAGTGGTGCGGCAGTTTGGGGCTACGCTCGACAGCCTGCTCTCCTACCCGCGTGCCCTGACCACGCAGCTACCCCACACCCCCGAAACCCGCCGACAGCTGGCTCGGCTGCGCACGCAGCTAAAGCAGTGGCAACAGAACGATGGGAAGGTGCAGCCGCTGCTGCAAGCCAACGCCAGCCTGCGCGAGTACGCTCCTCTGTCAACGCAGCTCACCGTGGTGGCTACCCTAATGCTGCAGCGCCTCGAGCAGCTCGAGAAAGGCAAACCAGCTTCGGCCGAGTGGCTGGC
- a CDS encoding DUF58 domain-containing protein, with amino-acid sequence MPAPTSFFRNLVASLLLPPRFFAAWAAVVTLLIVAHFWPVLVAPAQILAVALTLFTLLDLGLLYALGRGEGVFARRILGRRLSNGDDNDVQVIVENHYPFAARLDVVDDVPVQFQRRDLLFPLRLAGGTATTLRYQLRPTRRGEYVFGQTNVLARSPLGLVQRRYRFGEADETVAVYPSFLQMRRYELLALSNRLTEVGVKRIRRVGQSMEFDHIRPYALGDDPRTINWKATARRPSQAGDQLLVNHHEDERAQQVYCVIDKGRVMRMPFEQLALLDYAINASLVLSNIALIKHDRAGLITFAHEPGDVVPADRRRGQLPRLLEVLYRQQTRFLESDFERLAALVQRQVKQRSLLVLFTNFESLHGLQRQLPYLRRLASRHLLLVVFFENTELRSVLETPASSTEELYNQTVAEKFVQDKRRMVLELQRYGIQALLTAPQNLTANTINRYLEFKSRGMI; translated from the coding sequence ATGCCTGCTCCCACTTCCTTCTTCCGCAATCTGGTGGCCTCGTTGCTGCTGCCGCCGCGCTTTTTTGCCGCGTGGGCCGCGGTAGTTACGCTGCTGATTGTGGCGCACTTCTGGCCCGTGCTGGTGGCGCCGGCGCAAATCCTGGCCGTTGCCCTCACGCTTTTCACCCTCCTCGACCTAGGGCTGCTCTACGCCTTGGGCCGCGGCGAAGGCGTGTTTGCGCGGCGGATACTCGGCCGGCGCCTCTCCAACGGCGACGACAACGACGTGCAGGTAATAGTCGAAAACCACTACCCCTTTGCCGCGCGCCTCGATGTGGTAGACGATGTGCCCGTGCAGTTTCAGCGCCGCGACTTGCTGTTTCCGCTGCGGCTGGCCGGCGGCACCGCCACCACGCTGCGCTACCAGCTGCGGCCCACGCGCCGCGGCGAGTACGTGTTCGGCCAAACCAACGTGCTGGCCCGCTCGCCGCTGGGCCTGGTGCAACGCCGCTACCGTTTCGGCGAGGCCGACGAGACGGTAGCCGTGTATCCTTCGTTTTTGCAGATGCGGCGTTACGAGCTGCTGGCCCTCAGCAACCGCCTTACCGAAGTTGGCGTGAAGCGCATTCGCCGCGTGGGCCAAAGCATGGAGTTCGACCACATTCGCCCCTACGCCCTCGGCGACGACCCGCGCACCATCAACTGGAAAGCCACCGCCCGCCGCCCCAGCCAGGCCGGCGACCAGTTGCTCGTGAATCACCACGAGGACGAGCGCGCCCAGCAGGTGTACTGCGTTATCGATAAAGGCCGCGTGATGCGCATGCCCTTCGAGCAGCTGGCCTTGCTCGATTACGCCATCAACGCCTCGCTGGTGCTCAGCAACATTGCCCTCATCAAGCACGACCGCGCTGGCCTCATCACCTTCGCCCACGAGCCCGGCGACGTGGTGCCCGCCGACCGCCGCCGGGGCCAGCTGCCGCGCCTGCTGGAGGTGCTGTATCGGCAACAAACGCGCTTCCTAGAGTCCGACTTCGAGCGACTGGCTGCCTTGGTACAGCGGCAGGTAAAGCAGCGCAGCCTGCTGGTGCTGTTCACCAACTTCGAGAGCCTGCACGGCCTGCAGCGCCAGTTGCCTTACCTGCGCCGCTTGGCTAGCCGGCACCTGCTGCTGGTAGTGTTCTTCGAGAACACCGAGCTGCGCAGCGTGCTCGAAACCCCGGCCAGCAGCACCGAGGAACTGTACAACCAAACCGTAGCCGAAAAATTTGTGCAGGACAAGCGCCGCATGGTGCTGGAACTGCAGCGCTACGGCATTCAGGCTTTGCTCACGGCCCCGCAAAATCTCACGGCCAACACCATCAACCGGTACCTGGAGTTTAAGTCGAGGGGCATGATATAA
- a CDS encoding AAA family ATPase has product MEPSTNHTPHPTNATADMPFGTRTDLSQLAGTTEAVRREVSRVLVGQHDLVELLLVALLADGHVLLEGVPGVAKTLTAKLLARTLSVPFGRIQFTPDLMPSDVLGTSVYVPARGSFEFRQGPIFSSVVLIDEINRAPAKTQSALFEVMEERHITHDGHTHRLGEPFMVLATQNPVEQEGTYRLPEAQLDRFLFKVLVPYPTEAEEILILQGHHAGSGGLPLDAVQAVVTPEQLHALRRQVRQQHVEPRLFEYVARLVGLTRTHKSLHLGASPRASIALLNGAKALAALRGRDFVTPEDIQHLAAPVLRHRIQLTPERELEGLGPDDVVRQLLQQVEVPR; this is encoded by the coding sequence ATGGAACCCTCCACCAACCATACTCCGCACCCCACCAACGCAACGGCCGACATGCCCTTCGGCACCCGCACCGACCTCAGCCAGCTTGCGGGCACCACCGAGGCCGTGCGCCGCGAGGTAAGCCGCGTACTCGTAGGCCAACACGACCTGGTAGAGCTGCTGCTGGTAGCGTTGCTGGCCGATGGCCACGTGCTGCTCGAAGGCGTGCCCGGCGTTGCCAAAACGCTTACCGCCAAGCTGCTGGCCCGCACGCTATCGGTGCCGTTTGGCCGCATCCAGTTTACGCCCGACCTCATGCCCTCCGATGTGCTCGGCACCTCGGTGTACGTGCCGGCGCGCGGCAGCTTCGAGTTTCGCCAGGGCCCCATCTTCTCGAGCGTGGTGCTGATCGACGAGATTAACCGCGCCCCGGCCAAAACCCAGTCGGCCTTGTTCGAGGTAATGGAGGAGCGCCACATTACCCACGACGGCCACACCCACCGCCTGGGGGAGCCTTTTATGGTGCTAGCCACCCAAAACCCGGTGGAGCAAGAAGGCACGTACCGCCTGCCCGAAGCCCAGCTCGACCGTTTCCTGTTCAAAGTACTCGTACCCTACCCCACCGAAGCCGAGGAAATCCTGATTCTGCAGGGCCACCACGCCGGTTCGGGCGGCTTGCCGCTCGATGCGGTGCAGGCCGTGGTTACGCCCGAGCAGCTGCACGCGCTGCGCCGCCAGGTGCGCCAGCAGCACGTCGAGCCTAGGTTGTTTGAGTACGTAGCCAGGCTGGTGGGCCTCACGCGCACGCACAAGTCGCTGCACCTAGGGGCCTCGCCGCGCGCCTCCATTGCCCTGCTGAACGGCGCCAAAGCCCTGGCCGCCCTGCGCGGCCGCGACTTCGTAACGCCCGAAGACATTCAGCACCTGGCCGCGCCGGTGCTGCGCCACCGCATTCAGCTGACGCCCGAGCGCGAGCTGGAGGGCCTCGGCCCCGACGACGTGGTGCGGCAGTTGCTGCAACAAGTGGAGGTGCCGCGGTAA
- a CDS encoding DUF4350 domain-containing protein → MLRSIRWPLTVLGVLAGIWLLIAYNQPKQLDWTPSYRNDHKKPLGTYATFRLLPTLTKAPVRPTRESPYVALQDSADTPPAVYFLAQQTFQPGPADEQAITRYLQRGGTVWVAAERFLTSAATDSLWQVPATLDVPFDLAANVKDTVRFRLLAPALRQRSAALPARVVGTYFAQDSLGRLRAASGGHAGRTSGGTVLATDNQQHPVLVHVSVGRGHLYLCAVPALLSNYGVLHGRNADFVAGALSYLPQGPVLWDEFYTQGREGDDSLLRVVHTSPALTWAWNGLLIGGLLFALLGARRRQRPVPTLRPLPNTSLQFVRTVANVYRQGRNHHSLAALRIRLFFDYLRTRFQEPVPLTIDADYPRRLSLRTGIPVDEVTALLARLNNWLDADHVSETELHKLYQLLTNFQQRAER, encoded by the coding sequence ATGCTTCGTTCTATTCGTTGGCCGCTTACGGTGTTAGGAGTGCTGGCGGGCATTTGGTTGCTGATAGCTTACAACCAGCCCAAACAGCTCGACTGGACACCCTCGTACCGCAACGACCACAAAAAGCCCCTAGGTACCTACGCCACCTTCCGGCTGCTGCCAACCCTTACCAAAGCCCCGGTGCGCCCCACCCGCGAGTCGCCTTACGTGGCCCTGCAGGATTCGGCCGATACGCCGCCGGCTGTGTATTTCTTGGCGCAGCAAACCTTTCAGCCCGGCCCCGCCGATGAGCAAGCCATTACGCGCTACCTGCAACGTGGCGGCACCGTGTGGGTAGCGGCCGAGCGGTTTCTTACCTCGGCCGCTACCGACAGCCTCTGGCAAGTACCGGCCACCCTCGATGTACCTTTCGATTTAGCTGCCAACGTTAAAGACACCGTACGCTTCAGGTTGTTGGCGCCAGCGTTGCGCCAACGCAGCGCGGCCCTTCCTGCCCGCGTGGTGGGTACCTACTTTGCCCAGGATAGCCTAGGTCGCTTGCGGGCTGCTTCGGGCGGGCATGCGGGGCGCACCTCGGGCGGTACCGTACTCGCCACCGACAACCAGCAGCACCCGGTGCTGGTGCACGTATCGGTGGGCCGCGGGCACTTGTATTTGTGCGCGGTGCCGGCTTTGCTCAGCAACTACGGCGTGCTGCACGGCCGCAATGCCGACTTCGTGGCCGGGGCCCTGAGCTATTTGCCGCAAGGGCCGGTGCTCTGGGACGAGTTTTACACCCAAGGGCGCGAGGGCGACGATTCGCTGCTGCGCGTGGTGCACACCAGTCCGGCGCTTACCTGGGCCTGGAATGGCCTGCTCATCGGGGGGCTGCTGTTTGCGCTCCTGGGTGCGCGCCGCCGCCAGCGCCCCGTGCCTACGCTGCGCCCCTTGCCCAACACCAGCCTGCAGTTTGTGCGCACGGTGGCCAACGTGTACCGCCAGGGCCGCAACCACCACAGCTTAGCCGCCCTGCGCATCCGCTTGTTCTTCGACTACCTGCGCACCCGCTTTCAGGAGCCCGTGCCGCTTACCATCGATGCCGACTACCCGCGCCGCCTGAGTTTGCGCACCGGCATTCCGGTTGATGAAGTAACGGCGCTGCTGGCCCGCCTGAATAATTGGCTTGATGCCGACCACGTTTCCGAAACCGAGCTGCACAAGCTGTATCAACTGCTAACCAACTTTCAGCAACGCGCCGAGCGCTAA
- a CDS encoding DUF4129 domain-containing protein: protein MQQAPAPASVRHFAAAELQRLQADDDLQYHEAPPPTNPISRWWQNLMRRLFEALPEGSGAVFWRVLAYGAAAVALVLIVMQLLNLRLSDWLRGRGRNIAVPYATEADDVHEQTLPQRLQQAEEQGQWRLATRLGYLLVLKALTDRGLITWTPDKTNHHYQAELQANAARLAPVFASVTHQFEYVWYGELELEAAPYEQVRAMRQAFLTDLHNRRAA from the coding sequence GTGCAGCAAGCACCCGCGCCGGCTTCGGTGCGCCACTTTGCTGCCGCTGAGCTGCAGCGCCTGCAAGCCGACGACGACCTGCAGTACCACGAGGCCCCACCGCCTACCAACCCGATCAGCCGCTGGTGGCAAAACCTGATGCGCCGCCTGTTTGAGGCCCTGCCCGAAGGCAGCGGCGCGGTATTTTGGCGCGTGCTGGCCTACGGCGCGGCGGCCGTGGCCCTGGTGCTCATCGTAATGCAGCTGCTCAACCTTCGGCTTTCCGATTGGCTGCGCGGGCGCGGGCGCAACATTGCCGTGCCCTACGCAACCGAAGCCGACGACGTGCACGAGCAAACCTTGCCCCAACGCCTGCAACAGGCCGAGGAGCAAGGCCAGTGGCGCCTGGCCACGCGCCTCGGTTACTTGCTGGTGCTGAAGGCCCTTACCGACCGCGGACTGATTACCTGGACGCCCGACAAAACCAACCACCACTACCAGGCCGAGTTGCAAGCCAATGCGGCCCGGCTGGCGCCCGTTTTTGCTTCCGTTACGCACCAGTTTGAGTACGTGTGGTACGGCGAGCTGGAGTTGGAGGCCGCGCCCTACGAGCAGGTGCGCGCCATGCGCCAGGCCTTTCTTACCGACCTCCATAACCGCCGCGCCGCCTAA
- a CDS encoding stage II sporulation protein M — protein MRPPLTAGRFFMREAVFIRRNQERWHSYEHTPAGTPEELAERFVALTDDLAYARTFYPSAPVTEHLNQLAARFHEQLYRRRSTRRQPLGTFWRLELPLLMVRYWRTMLLALGLFLLFAGLGALSAAEDDSFVRLILGDAYVNSTLENIRRGRPTDVYGTSPEVSMFLYIAFNNVRVALLTFAFGVMGGVGTLFLLFRNAVMVGSFQYFFIEQGVGLKSAMAIWVHGTIEISCIILAAGAGLVLGNSLLFPGSYPRGEALRRGARDGMRLMAGLVPLIVVAAFLEGFVTRLAPRHPLAVSLPVIGLSLVLVVGYFVVYPWWVYRRTTRLGLALPDTDEEAP, from the coding sequence TTGCGCCCGCCGCTTACGGCCGGGCGTTTCTTTATGCGCGAAGCTGTATTCATCCGACGCAATCAGGAGCGGTGGCACTCTTACGAACACACGCCGGCCGGCACGCCCGAGGAGTTGGCCGAGCGGTTTGTGGCCCTCACCGACGACCTGGCGTACGCCCGCACGTTTTACCCCTCGGCGCCCGTTACCGAGCACCTCAACCAGCTGGCGGCCCGCTTTCATGAGCAACTGTACCGCCGCCGCAGCACCCGCCGCCAGCCCCTGGGCACGTTTTGGCGCCTCGAGTTGCCCCTGCTGATGGTGCGCTACTGGCGCACCATGCTGCTGGCCCTAGGTCTGTTTCTGCTGTTTGCGGGCCTGGGGGCCCTCTCGGCCGCCGAAGACGACAGCTTTGTGCGCCTGATTCTGGGCGACGCCTACGTGAACTCGACGCTCGAAAACATCCGGCGCGGGCGCCCCACCGACGTGTACGGTACCTCCCCCGAGGTATCCATGTTTCTGTACATCGCCTTCAACAACGTGCGGGTGGCCTTGCTCACGTTTGCCTTTGGGGTGATGGGCGGCGTGGGCACGCTGTTTCTGCTTTTCCGCAACGCCGTGATGGTGGGCAGCTTTCAGTACTTCTTCATCGAGCAAGGCGTGGGGCTGAAATCGGCCATGGCCATTTGGGTGCACGGCACCATCGAAATCAGCTGCATAATATTGGCCGCCGGGGCCGGGCTGGTGCTCGGCAACAGCTTGCTTTTTCCGGGCAGCTACCCGCGGGGCGAGGCCCTGCGCCGCGGCGCCCGCGACGGTATGCGCTTAATGGCGGGCCTGGTGCCGCTGATTGTGGTGGCCGCGTTTCTCGAAGGCTTTGTAACGCGCCTGGCGCCGCGCCACCCGCTGGCCGTTAGTTTGCCCGTTATCGGCCTCTCGTTGGTGCTGGTGGTGGGCTACTTTGTGGTGTACCCGTGGTGGGTGTACCGCCGCACCACGCGCCTAGGTCTGGCCCTGCCCGACACCGACGAGGAGGCTCCCTGA
- a CDS encoding RDD family protein: protein MAQLRIPTTQNVTLEYETASIGERIAATLLDGVVQAGWVILWLTLLFGVFDVETSRNEVLVGVVVIAVVVLPLFVYHLVSEALWQGQSIGKRIMKVRVISLNGTPARFTQYLLRWVLRIVDVSMFYGIVAIACILGSGRGQRLGDMAAGTAVVRLNRRQTTADNSLFGSDYDSNYRVTFPQVASLADHDVRLIQELVTQSEKRGAYHILDDVAQRVRTLTGIETTMPNHEFLLVVLRDYGYLASQAAAH from the coding sequence ATGGCTCAGTTGCGCATCCCCACCACCCAAAACGTTACGCTCGAGTACGAAACCGCCTCCATCGGCGAGCGTATTGCCGCCACTTTGCTCGACGGCGTGGTGCAGGCCGGCTGGGTTATTCTGTGGCTGACGCTGCTGTTCGGGGTGTTTGATGTGGAAACCAGCCGCAACGAGGTGCTGGTGGGCGTCGTCGTAATTGCGGTAGTGGTGCTGCCGTTGTTTGTGTACCACCTGGTGTCGGAGGCGCTGTGGCAGGGCCAGAGCATCGGCAAGCGCATCATGAAGGTGCGCGTGATTAGCCTCAACGGCACGCCGGCGCGCTTCACGCAGTACCTGCTGCGCTGGGTGCTGCGCATTGTCGATGTCAGCATGTTCTACGGCATTGTGGCCATTGCGTGCATTTTGGGCAGCGGCCGCGGGCAGCGCCTCGGCGACATGGCAGCCGGCACGGCCGTGGTGCGCCTCAACCGCCGCCAAACCACCGCCGATAACTCCCTGTTCGGCTCCGACTACGACTCCAATTACCGCGTTACCTTTCCGCAAGTAGCCTCCTTGGCCGACCACGACGTGCGCCTGATCCAGGAGCTGGTTACGCAAAGCGAAAAACGCGGCGCCTACCACATTCTCGACGATGTGGCCCAGCGCGTGCGCACCCTCACCGGCATCGAAACCACCATGCCCAACCACGAATTTCTGCTGGTGGTGCTGCGCGACTACGGCTACCTGGCCTCGCAGGCCGCTGCACACTAA
- a CDS encoding energy transducer TonB produces the protein MSRYLLFLVAWLPGLALAQSPAEQNVKTKFERGRLVNGRPKGEWQYFDVDGKLDLGIDYDSGRITYVRPDSAVHMLRLADEWVLARPSRPPHLLGSHDRYATAICRELRYPIIALRTQTQGTVRLAFTVTRTGEVTDAQIEATPSRELAQEVLRALATQQDTWLPAVHQDRAHDARLFILVHFQYQNAFNAPKKNHVDLAHTGITTSTPVTARADEAQQPGRFLELVVQNVR, from the coding sequence ATGTCGCGTTATCTCCTGTTCCTTGTGGCATGGCTGCCAGGACTAGCCTTGGCCCAATCACCGGCAGAGCAAAACGTTAAAACCAAATTCGAGCGCGGCCGCTTGGTTAATGGCCGCCCAAAAGGCGAATGGCAGTATTTCGACGTCGACGGCAAGCTGGACCTAGGCATCGACTACGATAGCGGGCGGATAACGTACGTGCGGCCTGATTCGGCGGTGCACATGTTGCGCCTTGCTGATGAATGGGTGTTGGCTCGCCCCAGCCGCCCGCCCCACTTGTTGGGCAGCCACGACCGGTACGCTACCGCCATCTGCAGGGAATTGCGTTACCCTATAATAGCCCTACGCACACAAACCCAAGGCACAGTGCGGCTGGCGTTTACCGTTACTCGTACGGGCGAGGTAACCGATGCTCAAATAGAAGCTACGCCTAGCCGGGAGCTTGCCCAGGAAGTACTGCGCGCACTGGCAACACAGCAAGATACCTGGTTACCAGCCGTCCATCAAGACCGTGCGCACGATGCTCGTTTGTTTATTCTGGTTCACTTTCAGTACCAGAACGCCTTCAATGCGCCCAAGAAAAACCACGTTGACTTGGCCCATACCGGAATCACCACGAGCACACCCGTAACGGCCCGTGCAGATGAAGCTCAGCAGCCCGGGCGCTTTTTGGAGCTGGTTGTGCAGAACGTGCGCTGA
- a CDS encoding bifunctional GNAT family N-acetyltransferase/carbon-nitrogen hydrolase family protein, protein MAPEEGQAPQPHKLVLRTLRKSDYKAVRDIMDKVYSNMEGAWAQDEYNALIRKFPEGQICIEDNGLVIAAALAIIVQYSDFGDRHTYAKITGNGKFDTHNPDGDTLYGVDVFVDPAYRNLRLGRRLYDARKELCENLNLRAMVAGGRIPGYAKYADELTPAKYVEMVRNKELTDPILTFQLSNEFHVRKIIRGYLPYDSESKAYATLLEWINVYYDEDAEKLIGNVKSNVRIGIVQWQMRGTRSLEDLFQQIEFFVDTVSGYKADCVMFPEFFNAPLMALTNEDTPSVAIRAMAAFTEPIKTKMMELALSYNINIIAGSMPLYQDGKLHNVAYLCRRDGTVDEQYKLHVTPDEASYWGMRGGDKLKCFDTDFGKIGILVCYDVEFPELSRMLSDEGMKILFVPFWTDTKNAYQRVRLCAQARAIENECYVAITGSVGNLPRVENMDIQYSQSAVFSPSDFAFPHDAIVAEATPNTEMTLIADLDLDLLKDLNTSGAVRNLRDRRKDLYSVSWVVKKTERDDELLGQGEDRLPVRPGRKNKLQHTAG, encoded by the coding sequence ATGGCCCCCGAAGAGGGCCAGGCCCCGCAGCCGCACAAGCTGGTGCTGCGCACGCTCCGCAAATCGGACTACAAAGCCGTGCGCGACATCATGGACAAGGTGTACTCCAACATGGAGGGCGCCTGGGCCCAGGACGAATACAATGCCCTGATCCGGAAATTTCCGGAAGGCCAGATCTGCATCGAAGACAACGGCCTGGTAATAGCTGCGGCCCTGGCCATCATCGTGCAGTACTCCGACTTCGGCGACCGACACACCTACGCCAAAATTACCGGCAACGGCAAGTTCGACACGCACAACCCCGACGGCGACACGCTGTACGGCGTGGATGTGTTCGTGGACCCCGCGTACCGCAACCTGCGCCTAGGTCGGCGCCTGTACGATGCGCGCAAGGAGCTGTGCGAAAACCTGAACCTGCGCGCGATGGTGGCTGGCGGCCGCATTCCGGGCTACGCCAAGTACGCCGACGAACTGACGCCGGCCAAGTACGTGGAGATGGTGCGCAACAAGGAGTTGACCGACCCCATCCTCACCTTCCAGCTATCCAACGAGTTTCACGTGCGCAAAATCATCCGCGGCTACCTGCCCTACGACTCCGAGTCGAAGGCCTACGCCACGCTGCTGGAGTGGATTAACGTGTACTACGACGAGGACGCCGAGAAGCTCATCGGCAACGTGAAGAGCAACGTGCGCATCGGCATTGTGCAGTGGCAGATGCGCGGTACCCGCTCGCTCGAAGACCTGTTTCAGCAGATCGAGTTTTTCGTGGATACCGTGTCGGGCTACAAAGCCGACTGCGTGATGTTCCCGGAGTTCTTCAACGCCCCCTTGATGGCCCTCACCAACGAAGACACGCCTTCGGTAGCCATCCGGGCCATGGCGGCCTTCACCGAGCCCATCAAAACCAAGATGATGGAGCTGGCCCTGAGCTACAACATCAACATCATTGCCGGCTCGATGCCGCTGTACCAGGACGGCAAGCTGCACAATGTGGCCTACCTGTGCCGCCGCGACGGCACCGTAGACGAGCAGTACAAGCTGCACGTTACGCCCGACGAGGCCTCGTACTGGGGCATGCGCGGCGGCGACAAGCTGAAGTGCTTTGATACCGACTTCGGTAAAATCGGCATTCTGGTGTGCTACGACGTGGAGTTTCCGGAACTCTCGCGCATGCTTTCCGACGAAGGCATGAAGATTCTGTTCGTGCCGTTCTGGACGGATACCAAGAATGCCTACCAGCGCGTGCGCCTGTGCGCCCAGGCCCGCGCCATCGAAAACGAGTGCTACGTGGCCATTACCGGCTCGGTGGGCAACCTACCGCGCGTAGAGAACATGGACATCCAGTACTCGCAGTCGGCCGTGTTCAGCCCCAGCGACTTTGCCTTCCCGCACGACGCCATCGTGGCCGAAGCCACGCCCAACACCGAGATGACGCTCATTGCCGACCTCGACCTGGATTTGCTGAAGGACCTGAACACCAGCGGCGCCGTACGCAACCTGCGCGACCGGCGCAAGGACCTGTACTCGGTAAGCTGGGTGGTGAAGAAAACCGAACGCGACGACGAGTTGCTCGGCCAAGGCGAAGACCGCCTGCCCGTGCGGCCCGGCCGCAAAAACAAATTGCAGCACACGGCGGGCTAA